A part of Eschrichtius robustus isolate mEscRob2 chromosome 20, mEscRob2.pri, whole genome shotgun sequence genomic DNA contains:
- the FBXO39 gene encoding F-box only protein 39, which produces MDEEGQPIQPQDESCWATLPDVCLHRIFWWLGDKDRSRAALVCRKWNQMMYSADLWRYRTITFTGRPSRVHASEFVSALWYVKKFGGYLEHLEIKLLYPYNAVLTKKFQVTMQSLLSCLGKRNNRLKSLSIQHLELDRLVWRKSIRNLLMKSLSSFLKKMGKHLDYLSLKGARLTVGQGCHILNSLSYSRKESVVSELNLEDFFSHHLAVYSSPQFNKTMATFHSLVSLSLNYNCISDELLENLCENNAGTLWTMNIKCHSHDPHEQVIWGMSWAKLARYATNLRVNFFFEQVMEYECLARILLQEIPIRSISLRNCSFSHPDWSMRPTLTDLLPTFRHTLQKLTFEFNNKNESLDKELHRLILSCRKLFYFKIWAFLDVKFVEQILQSQEEGRCALRTLKVRAPPGWVPWGSGKGIQAPGRAGVQPQCSCSGMKVRSEAGHGGDGRLTSLSIGN; this is translated from the exons ATGGACGAAGAAGGCCAACCGATCCAGCCTCAAGACGAGAGCTGCTGGGCCACCCTTCCCGATGTGTGCCTACATCGTATTTTCTGGTGGCTGGGAGACAAAGACAGGTCCAGAGCGGCCCTTGTCTGCAGAAAGTGGAACCAGATGATGTATTCGGCTGACCTCTGGCGATACAGGACCATCACGTTTACTGGGAGACCTTCCAGGGTACACGCGTCCGAATTTGTGTCGGCTCTTTGGTATGTTAAGAAATTCGGTGGTTATCTGGAGCACCTGGAGATCAAATTGCTGTATCCTTACAACGCTGTCCTGACCAAGAAGTTCCAGGTCACCATGCAAAGCCTTCTCTCGTGTCTGGGCAAGAGAAACAACCGTCTGAAATCTCTGTCTATCCAGCACCTGGAACTGGACCGCCTGGTCTGGAGGAAGAGCATCAGGAACTTGCTCATGAAAAGCTTGAGCTCATTCTTGAAGAAAATGGGCAAACACCTGGATTATCTCAGCCTAAAAGGGGCTAGGCTCACCGTGGGGCAAGGCTGCCACATCCTCAACTCCCTGAGCTACTCAAGGAAAGAGAGTGTGGTGTCAGAGCTCAACCTCGAGGACTTCTTCAGCCACCACCTCGCTGTCTACAGCAGCCCCCAGTTCAACAAGACCATGGCCACGTTCCACAGCCTGGTGTCCCTGAGCCTCAACTACAACTGCATCTCCGACGAGCTGCTGGAGAACTTGTGTGAGAACAATGCCGGCACCCTCTGGACCATGAACATCAAGTGCCACAGTCATGACCCCCACGAGCAGGTCATCTGGGGCATGTCCTGGGCCAAGCTGGCGAGGTACGCCACCAACCTGAGAGTCAACTTCTTCTTTGAGCAAGTCATGGAGTATGAGTGCTTGGCCCGGATCCTCCTGCAGGAGATCCCCATCAGGAGCATCAGTCTGAGAAACTGCTCTTTCAGCCACCCCGACTGGTCCATGAGGCCCACTCTGACGGATCTCCTGCCCACCTTCCGGCACACTCTGCAG AAACTAACTTTTGAgttcaacaacaaaaatgagtCTCTGGACAAGGAGCTGCACCGCCTCATCTTATCCTGCAGGAAGTTGTTTTACTTCAAAATCTGGGCTTTCCTTGATGTTAAGTTTGTGGAGCAGATCCTGCAGAGTCAGGAAGAAGGGCGGTGTGCCCTGCGCACACTCAAGGTAAGAGCCCCCCCGGGGTGGGTTCCTTGGGGATCGGGCAAGGGCATCCAGGCCCCTGGGCGGGCAGGCGTCCAGCCCCAGTGTTCCTGCTCTGGGATGAAGGTCAGGAGTGAGGCAGGGCATGGGGGGGATGGACGTCTCACAAGTCTGTCCATTGGAAATTAA
- the XAF1 gene encoding XIAP-associated factor 1 has translation MEGNFQVCRNCKRSVAPGHLALHEAHCLLFLVLCPECKEPVLQDKMEEHRRGGHQQVGCAMCQQSLPKHLLEIHEARECQERPVECQFCELAVRLNKVDIHERHCGRRTEVCPGCGQQIALHTLARHRDECRGEQTRRQKGKRIPAPDSNICCHYCNQMIPGNKYFHHMDRCRPISDSVTYSPVGKPDIPPSSPSSQAAEDQTSTAEKDVRPKTKNTSRFPLLSEKSTRQTPRGTNKTTDLPLKSDGKLRASSPVEDETAYDILRRCSQCGILLPLPTLTQHQEKCWWLASSKGKQVRSSS, from the exons ATGGAGGGAAACTTCCAGGTGTGCAGGAACTG CAAAAGAAGCGTGGCCCCTGGCCACTTGGCCCTCCATGAGGCCCACTGTCTGCTGTTCCTGGTCCTCTGTCCAGAGTGCAAGGAACCCGTCCTGCAGGATAAGATGGAAGAGCACCGCCGGGGCGGGCACCAGCAG GTGGGGTGCGCCATGTGTCAGCAGAGCCTGCCGAAGCACTTGCTGGAGATTCACGAG GCCAGGGAATGCCAGGAGCGCCCCGTCGAGTGCCAGTTCTGTGAGCTGGCCGTGCGCCTCAACAAGGTGGACATCCACGAGCGCCACTGCGGCAGGCGGACGGAGGTCTGCCCGGGCTGCGGCCAGCAGATCGCGCTCCACACGCTGGCCCGGCACAGAGATGAGTGCCGGGGCGAGCAGACCCGGCGCCAGAAAG GGAAGAGAATTCCAGCTCCTGACAGCAACATCTGCTGTCACTATTGCAACCAAATGATCCCAGGAAATAAGTATTTCCACCATATG GACAGATGCCGTCCAATCTCAGATTCTGTGACATATTCTCCAGTTGGGAAACCAGATATTCCTCCTTCATCCCCTTCAAGTCAGGCTGCTGAAGATCAGACTTCCACAGCAGAGAAAGACGTCCGTCCAAAGACGAAAAATACAAGCAGATTTCCCCTTCTTTCTGAAAAGTCAACACGGCAAACACCAAGAGGCACAAACAAAACCACGGATCTGCCTTTGAAGTCTGATGGCAAGCTCAGGGCCTCCTCTCCTGTAGAAGACGAGACAGCCTATGACATTCTGAGGAGGTGTTCTCAGTGTGGCATCCTACTTCCCCTGCCAACCCTAACCCAACATCAG gagaaaTGCTGGTGGTTAGCTTCATCGAAAGGAAAACAAGTGAGAAGTTCCAGCTAg